Genomic DNA from Helicoverpa armigera isolate CAAS_96S chromosome 10, ASM3070526v1, whole genome shotgun sequence:
aatatttttctcataatCAAAATATCTTACTTTTctatcttattattatttaacaaatgaaACTTACACATTGATAGAACTCCCTGTATCTGCCTCTGGTCATTGCAGGGTTATCGCGCCGGTACACCTTGGCAATGTGGTATCTCTTCAAAGTGTTAATCTTGTTCATCGCTAGGTACCGCGCCAGTGGGACTGTCAAGTCATATCTGAGAGACAGGATCTCACCTCCTTGGTCTTTTAAGTCATAGATTAGTTTGGAGTCCTCTCCATATTTGCCAGTCAATACTTcctgtaaaacaataatataaaaattcattaaaatcattatttgaGATAATATGCTTTAAGCTGAATTGTTACAACAAACTATCATTTCAAACATTTGCTTCCTTTatgctttattaatttatatcagTTACATGTGAAGCTTatacaacaattttattatgttgaaaggctgtaaaatatgtaacaaTATAACTAATAAAAGTGAATAACAGTGGTAATATTTCTTAATGatcctgatgatgatgaagaagtcgtggtggcctagtgggtaaagaccaacctctcaagtatgagggcgcgggttcgatcccaggtcaggcaagtaccaatgcaacttttctaaatttgtatgtactttctaagtatatcttagacaccattggctgtgtttcggatggcacgttaaactgtaggtcccggctgtcactgaacatccttggcagtcgttacgggtagtcagaagccagtaagtctgacaccagtctaaccaaggggtatcgggttgcccaggtaactgggttgaggaggtcagataggcagtcgcttcttgtaaagcactggtactcagctgaatccggttagactggaagccgaccccaacatgattgggaaaaaggctcggaggatgatcctgatgttaaaaatttaattacctTCAATTCAAACACAGGTGTGTCAATACACTCAGCACCGTGTCTTTTGAATACTGAAATAATCTTTTCAAGTACTCCATTTCTTATGCTCATTTGTTGTGGGTTGTAGTCCCTTGTACCCTTTGGTGTTTTGAGGGTAAACTTCTGAGGAGCAGCATCTTCAGGAGCCAGCTGCGCCTTCAATGCCAATAACTTTGCTACTTCCTCTtgaatctgaaaaaatattgaaattattttatgtgtgaATATATTCGAAATTAAGTGCAGTATTAACAAAGTGGAAacatttaactttttgtttcattccagtaaaatatataaattctgattataataaaaaaaggttgCTAAATGATTACCCCTAAAACAATTAGCTAATTACTGAATTAAAGTAAGAAAGCAGTAAGTAGGCCACCAATACCTTGCACTGAGATGATGTTGCAATACATTTTGTGAAATTCGTGCTCAGTACCGAATTGTGTAATCGCATCACAATTGAGTGGTTCTTTAAGAACCTCAACACTTTGAAAGACATGCTTCACTAGTTTTAACTCTCCACAATTTCAAGCAATATGATATCTCGTCACCACAGCATTACTTTGTACCAACcggaaaaagaaaacaattttgtgtcagaaaatatgaaaattttgagtTCAGGAGTCATGAACACGGAAGAGGTTGTGGTGACGAAACAAACATATGTGGAGATTCAACTTCTACTCAAGGGTGTAATACAATAAGGTGATGGTCCACACAACATATGCCCAGCTTATGTACAAACAAAGCATCAAAACTACAACAGTCTGAGAACTCATGAACACACCTGCTGATCAAGTGTTGAGCCATCTTTCTCTCTTTGTAACACTTTGGGAGGATTCAATTTAGGCAACAATGATACTTCAGAGTCACTGAAACTCCGCATATGGTACCACCACCTCTTGatgtgtttgtatttattaaaatctatatTATTTCCTAAGTCATTCTTCAGTTCTATGTCACAATAACTGGGGTTATAGCCACAAATATAACTGTACTGACATAAGTGTTTATCAATCTCTGGTAAGTCGTAGGGTGAACTATTATTCTTCTTAGCCTACAATTAATACAATTCACATTTACTTTAAAGTCTGATGCAATACAGCAACAATGCATCAATATGGTAAATGCACGCTTGCTAAGATTTATCTCAATTCACTTACCTTTTCACTTGATTCTTTTGCAGCTTTTAATTTCCTTACGAGATCGccttgttcttttatttttaaaagtatagtTTCTTGGTTATCTGCCATAGCTTAAACTTGAACTTAAATTTATCACAAAGGTCTATCCAGTCAAGGCTTCCGAGTAAAAGTGTTTGTTGAGTAGTTGCTAAGAAGTAATTACAGGGCCTCAGTTCTAAGTTGCATGCCTTTCATTTTACAATCAGCAAATCGCAACCGAGCTTGTACTTGTACACCTTACCAATTGGAGGTTATACGACATGACATAGAATACCTTATTGCTGAAGGCACAAAATTATGATGTTTCTCTTTTACTCTCACAGTCTTTCTATTACTCTATCCCTTTTGTTTATCCCATGTGtagttaaaataatgaaatattttttagctgGACCGCAATCTGTCATTCAGTTGACAGACTTGACACGACATATGACACCTCCGTCACCGTGTCAGTTCTAACCATGGATCTATTTTACCATATACTGGACTGGATGCTAAACAAACATGATTGAGTAACACAGCAAGAAACTCGCGGAAAACCGTAACCCTTCTTGGATGACAGGTAAATAACCCACTcaacatttttcaaatactttttttttattcttacacTAACAAATTTTTTCACGCCTATCGCGTTAGTGGTTAGTGGGTAGTGGTTTCCAGTCAGTCTAGATAGTTCCTGGCAATTTGGTTATGACTTGACATTGACATATTTTGGAAATGTCAATATTGTAAGTCTCAAATTATTAATCATCgtctaaaatatttgtaactttgtagaaaaataaaggaatagcaaacaaaacaaatgaaattttGCAATGGATAGATTTGAATACATAGAAGCGCGTCTATTTGATGGTGAAAATTACCTCAAACGAGATAAAAATGTCAAGATTTACGATGGTGATGATAAGGTTGTTTATTTGAACCTATTCTTCAATACATCcaagttttatatgtatattaacaTTATTGTTGTCACTGAATGTAGAATAAACCTTTCTTGAGAGCTTGATCATTTAACCTGCCCCTATGTCGTCCCTTAGCTCATAACTTAGTCTAAATTTGCGGTTATATCTAAGCAGTAAGAAATTCAAAGTTGATACACATTTTATTACTCACCATTTGTTTTTTAGACCCAATTTACCGATGGAGAAGTAGTGTTAACTACTCACCGGATTTTATGGGGAAAGCCAGGAGACATTCCTAAAGGATTAGTGTGCCTCTCATTACATTTATACTATGTTTTCTGCATTGAAGAAGAGAGTGGTGGTGTATTTGGTCTTGGTGGGCCCAAGAGAATTATATTACATCTAGGGCCTGCACTACCAGGTAAATGTGACATCCATTCAACTTcttttctgtaattttaaattttacttcATAAAGATGATTCTGTCCAAACCTCattgaataattacataaaaacattaaatatccAATAACCCTAACGTTATGTAAAGTGACTTAACTCATCAATTGTTTCCAGGTAAAAGACCAGGCCCTGCAGTAGCGAGCCCATTTCACTTTGTGAAATTTTCCTTCAAGGATGGTATTGATCAGGGTTTTTACAGAGCCCTTACTGATGCTGTTACCGCTAAAGCCTGGGAGAGACCTACTCCCCTCTCCTCTCCAATAAGTGCCACTAGTCCAAATGCATCACCAAAGCCCTCAGTGGCACCAGTCAATTCTAAGATGAGATCAGGAATAGTTGGTATTGAAAGAAGCATAGAGGAACAACACAGAGCAACTGATCAAAGCATTACTGTAGCATTTCAGGACTTAAGAAAATTGATGGAGAAAGCTAAGGATATGGTTGCTATATCGAAGAATATTTCTAATAAGATTAGGGTGAGCATCATTTGTTTAACCTGTAATAAGttctcattttatttacatatcaaTTTACTTCTGATGAAATGTTTATGTTACAGGATAAACAAGGTGACATTTCAGAAGATGATACAGTGAGGTTCAAAGCCTACCTGATGAGTTTAGGTATTGATGACCCAGTTACCAGAGATGCATTTAGATCTGACTCAGACTATTATCTTGGTCTAGCACAACAGATCTCTGATATGATGGTTGCAGTACTTATGGTAAGTTATTTCACTGCGAATGTATAATAGGACCTCTTGTTCGGAGGTAAATAATGACTGAtgtaagcatttttttttaataaacaggaTTGTGGGGGTATCATGTCATTGGCTGATGTATGGTGCAGAGTAAACAGAGCTAGAGGTCTAGAGCTCATCTCCCCTGAAGATTTACTCAATGCCTGCAAGTGAGTATAAATTGTTGCTCTACAAATCACTCACATTTTTATGATAAGTGATTTAGTAACTTTAACTACAGCAAATATTTGTTAATGtcccattttataaaataactagcttcCTTCTTCAGACcagcaatattaatatttacatacatattttatttcagattgTTACCAACCATTGGAGCTCCTATGTCTCTAAGAAAGTTTCCAAGTGGTGCATGTGTCCTTCAACTTAATAGTAACAGAGATGAAGAAGTTGCTAAAACTACTTCTGAATTGGTAATGTTGATTATTAACTTACATAGCAAGTTTGtgattactattttttttatataacaacctgagaaatgttttataatactCCTTATCATTTCAGCTTGAAGAAAATGGTTACCTCACCCCTGTGAAGTTGTCACAGATTGCGAATGTATCAGTGCTGCTAGCACGAGAGCGCCTCTTCACTACTGAGCGCCTTGGCATGGCGTGTCGGGACGAATCCATTGAAGGCCTGGCATTCTACCCCAACCTTTTTTTAAGAGAAGcctaatagtaataaaataatatatgaattgttaattataatgtataagagctaattaatgaaatatttcctaaagaaaggtattttattaaataaaaaacacttctCAAGCACATacaggttttaataaaatttaaaagcatGGCTTTCAAGTTCACAAAAGCTAGCTTCATGGTGAAAGTGACAATCTATTAAGTTCATACTTATAGCACACCTTATTAATCCATCTATAAACCTTCTCTCAAAATATGCTCAATCTTACATCAAAGATAAATACAGTTTCATATTCTACATTATTTTCTAGCACAAGATAtgataaaaaacattttgtagtaaatattagaccctacataaaaatatatacttttagATATTAAACCACAAAATCGGGATTGTAAGTACAAATATAGATGCAAACCTTATATCAACATTTTctcataaatacaaaaataaacctaattttaaGACAATTCAAAAAGCTATTTAGACATGTTACGTTGAGTGATCACAGATACATCAAACACAAGCAGTTATATTTTGATTGCAACATCTGCTcttatgattaattaattattatgtaagatTTTATGCACTTctaaacctacatacataatacatgCATAGAACATGAATTTTAATACTGTATTAATGACACTAGCCTAAGCCAAACAGCCATAAATTAGCATGAAACCAAAATGtgccagaaataaaaaaaactactattcTACAATTTGTGTCATCTTCGGAATGTGTATCAAAGATAGTATTTAATACTCTATTGCACTCTTGAAATCCTTTGGTATATGGTCTTGCATACCACAACGCTCCCAAGCTTTAAAGTCATCTAGTGAACGAATATTTTCTACAAAGCATTCAACTCCTCTCACAAATGGCAGCAACATTTCATCATTTATGGTTTCAGAGAGACGATGCAGAAATGCTATATTCTTGGCCAGGCTGTCTTTGATCTTTGTAGCTAGTGGACGTTCAGTGCACTCCAACACACCAAGCTGTAAAAGTATTACAGGGTTTCATTATAGTTGTTCTCAGCAATTAAATACAGGTATAGGTAGTTTACGTATTAACACTTACTTTATCATCAACCACTGATTGCTGTAACCCAAGATAAAGATTCAGGCACTCTGATAAACTCTTCACCTTGTCTGGCAAACGCCCAGTTTTGTTCCTGGTAATGAGAAGATCACCAACCTGTAAATAAGTTGTAATTTTACAATATCTACCTTTGAATCTCACTGGTGATATTATATGAAATGTTGAAGACTAAAATGACATATACAATCTGGTAAGAAAATTACATGGATTGTGGTTCAACTTACCTGGGTGTCGAATACTGAATTCAACTTGACAACATGCTTGTGAAACAAACAGTCTGATATATTCCTTGAATTATGAACAATCTTTTTTGGTGTCTCACTTTCTAAGAGTTTCTTTAATCCAGCATCAAATGCATGATATTCCATAACTTTGATGTCGAAAATGTAAATCTGATGGGGAGTAGACAAAACCAAGAATGGCATTTTACATTTGCGTCCCATGCTTGCACCATCAGTACTCAAGCCAATGTAATTGTACTGGTTCAAGTCTTCCAATGCTTCATGAAAACTCTTATCAACTTGGTTGatgtaaatatactttttagATGTCTTTATGATTTCTTCACATTCcttttctgatatttttaaatgctgCTGTTCATTAGGCTCTTTAAGTTTAACAATATCCCTTATATCTGAGTCATAATAGTGTAGTACACCATCACTTAGGTCTCCTTTAGGTGAATCCTTAACATTGTAAAGAGAAATTTTAGACTTATCATTAGTCATACCATAAAACCGGCCTTCATATACTTCACTGTTCTTGGTATGAACCTGTAACAGTTCACCTTTCATGTATAAGTTGTCCATTGTGATGAGGTCGTTGGtatgtttgtattaaaatattttagtcttttTTGACAGGTTTCACTGGTTTGTCCGATTTCTCCGTGTCAGTATACGCTTTGAAGATATAAAGTCCTAGGGTTAAGTGCAGCACCACTACCGCAACTACAGCCGAGTATACACTGCTCGTAATTGGCTCTAGACGTAATATTCcatcaaataggacactctttGCCGTAAAGAACGAAAGTACGGGTACCACGATAATGATCAGGCAGTATTTTATCACCGTCTGAAAAACTTGGAAATCGGGTAGTTCCTGAAAGCAAGTAATGATTTTTTGTCACACAAGAAAAGCTTGTTGATATTTTTACCATGTTTGTCTGGCATTTagttatgtacttacatttgCACGTCCTTCAATCAtcataaaatgaaaagaaattaaattaaaataaattaaaagaaaaactaatttcTCCAGTCACAAGCTGCATCGGTCACAAGAATGAGTGAATGATACGAATGAAAGAATTGATTTTTCCATACAGATAATAAATCTAGGTCATAGAAAATGAACGAATGgttttcaacaaaacaaaaagatacACAAACTGTTACGAAAACATTAGGCCATGTTCCAGAAGCAGCCAAAGCAGGAGCAGGAGCACCCAGCTATTTCTACGCGCTTGTGTGTAATAAGAACTCACGGGACTCACATTGATCCACTCATCGACCCGTACGGTGGTTTCTTACCGACGACCTCCTTCACTTCTACTGCCTACTTTTCCGAAGTTAGCTGCTAGAACATTACTACTGCGCAAGCGCGAGGCGTCAAATGGCCTTCGGAGTTCGGAAAACCAAAGTTATTTGACGGGAACTTTAAAAACTTATACATACCATAAAATTTTCCCCTTCATATTCAGCGAGGGAAAAGTGGTCATCATgacataggtaatataaaacagCGGTGCAGAGGTTGTCCTGTATTGTATACCCTGCTTAGCCCCCTTTGATTTTAGTTACTGAATGGTAAAGAAGGAGATCCTTGaaataaaccatattttttttcagaaaaagtttttaactcTTTCCTAGTAACAACATTTTCGCATCAATCATCATAGTTGCCTTTACGCAACGCAATGGTACCTTGAGTAGAACAAATGATGACAATCACCATCATTcgatacctacattatattcaAAAGTCCCTCTAACTAATGAATATCACCACGATATCTAGATACCTTTTGTATGTGGACATTATGCGCCTCTCGAGTCGAGATCAAGTTTAATTAGGCATCCTAGACTCCACTATCTTTAAGTTAGactaatatttaagttttaattaactacAAAGTGTTTTATTCACCATTTATCATAGTGTTTTAATCTTGGCACAGTTTAACACTTTCGCTACTTCACGGTGCCTGCTCATGAATGGATGATGAAAAATTGTGGCGGggacataattatcataataagtcctaaagaatataaatatttgacgCATCGGTTAAAAATCATCACACACATTTCAATCATGTCATTTTGAATAAGTTTCTATAATtccattgcaaataaaaaaatgttgaaagtaaAATCGGGATTTCTTTTGATGTGCTTAATGGGTTTTGTAAGTAttattaactaaatatttacttcATTAGGTAACTTATTTCTTTTGGTTAGCAATAagtcttttaatttaaattataacagTTTTGCGTTCGTCCCACAGATCGTGTCAAAGAGCACTTTAATTGACTTTAATgaagttcaaaaaaatattttacagtggAAGAACCAGAATTTACTCAATCTTAGCGAGGTTAGATCTTACAACCTAACTTATTTATTGCTCTTTAGAGCTTTTACGATGTGTTTGTACTGTTTTACATATCtctttttatcaatattattagaTTGGAGTTACAACCAACGGCGGTTTTGATTTTAGTGATGTgaagaataaaatattgcaatggAAAACACAAAAGCTCGCTGCTTTGTGTCCATCAAATGGGTAAGATTTAAATGGCATCATTAGAAATGTGCGCATCATTACTGTTGCAATAAGTTAAACTAATCTGATTTCAGTCAACAGCTACAAAATCTATTAAACATTGTGTGCAGTACAGCACAACCTACTAACGTTACTCTAAGGGATGCTTGCATTACTTGCTTTTCGCGTGTTACTTCAATGGCCGAGGTATGAGGTACAagtcatattattttgataaaatatataattgataTGGTATTGGCCATAGCTACAACATGAGAGATCTGGTAATTAATGTTTCAGGGTCCTCAAGAAT
This window encodes:
- the Vps36 gene encoding vacuolar protein-sorting-associated protein 36 isoform X1; its protein translation is MDRFEYIEARLFDGENYLKRDKNVKIYDGDDKTQFTDGEVVLTTHRILWGKPGDIPKGLVCLSLHLYYVFCIEEESGGVFGLGGPKRIILHLGPALPGKRPGPAVASPFHFVKFSFKDGIDQGFYRALTDAVTAKAWERPTPLSSPISATSPNASPKPSVAPVNSKMRSGIVGIERSIEEQHRATDQSITVAFQDLRKLMEKAKDMVAISKNISNKIRDKQGDISEDDTVRFKAYLMSLGIDDPVTRDAFRSDSDYYLGLAQQISDMMVAVLMDCGGIMSLADVWCRVNRARGLELISPEDLLNACKLLPTIGAPMSLRKFPSGACVLQLNSNRDEEVAKTTSELLEENGYLTPVKLSQIANVSVLLARERLFTTERLGMACRDESIEGLAFYPNLFLREA
- the Vps36 gene encoding vacuolar protein-sorting-associated protein 36 isoform X2, which encodes MVKITSNEIKMSRFTMTQFTDGEVVLTTHRILWGKPGDIPKGLVCLSLHLYYVFCIEEESGGVFGLGGPKRIILHLGPALPGKRPGPAVASPFHFVKFSFKDGIDQGFYRALTDAVTAKAWERPTPLSSPISATSPNASPKPSVAPVNSKMRSGIVGIERSIEEQHRATDQSITVAFQDLRKLMEKAKDMVAISKNISNKIRDKQGDISEDDTVRFKAYLMSLGIDDPVTRDAFRSDSDYYLGLAQQISDMMVAVLMDCGGIMSLADVWCRVNRARGLELISPEDLLNACKLLPTIGAPMSLRKFPSGACVLQLNSNRDEEVAKTTSELLEENGYLTPVKLSQIANVSVLLARERLFTTERLGMACRDESIEGLAFYPNLFLREA
- the LOC110371795 gene encoding piRNA biogenesis protein EXD1 encodes the protein MDNLYMKGELLQVHTKNSEVYEGRFYGMTNDKSKISLYNVKDSPKGDLSDGVLHYYDSDIRDIVKLKEPNEQQHLKISEKECEEIIKTSKKYIYINQVDKSFHEALEDLNQYNYIGLSTDGASMGRKCKMPFLVLSTPHQIYIFDIKVMEYHAFDAGLKKLLESETPKKIVHNSRNISDCLFHKHVVKLNSVFDTQVGDLLITRNKTGRLPDKVKSLSECLNLYLGLQQSVVDDKLGVLECTERPLATKIKDSLAKNIAFLHRLSETINDEMLLPFVRGVECFVENIRSLDDFKAWERCGMQDHIPKDFKSAIEY
- the LOC110371788 gene encoding vacuolar ATPase assembly integral membrane protein VMA21 homolog; this encodes MMIEGRANELPDFQVFQTVIKYCLIIIVVPVLSFFTAKSVLFDGILRLEPITSSVYSAVVAVVVLHLTLGLYIFKAYTDTEKSDKPVKPVKKD